A genomic stretch from Gemmatimonadota bacterium includes:
- a CDS encoding acyltransferase, translated as MTDARAPQRSAVRAQLPHLTTLRFFAAFWVLGFHTIPRAADDGAWNAFWGRGWMGVTFFFVLSGFILAYTYGATATTVDRRQFWVARVARVYPLYLFALLFSIPQLWHTVGEFGTQGEVVSGARLAGIVVSSLAMLQAWVDSWVCVWNCPSWSLSVEAFFYALFPFLLPLIATRMGRRFLLIGTIAGLGISLSASSGAAVGALAQEASMSSLNPLARLPEFLLGLWLGGVYLARRPSWTLAMPLALAAGCATVALAVWSGMHPAFHAPHLVAAPLFALIVWAVAASPNPSRGLLAFAPLVLLGESSYALYLLHGPLHGYALAIFRRVAPGVGSWGVFVLYALMTIVVSIASYRWLEVPSRGWIRGRFAAVRRSTTTG; from the coding sequence ATGACTGACGCGCGCGCGCCGCAGCGCTCGGCGGTGCGCGCACAACTTCCACATCTCACGACGTTGCGATTTTTCGCAGCGTTTTGGGTGTTGGGCTTTCATACCATTCCACGCGCCGCCGATGACGGCGCGTGGAATGCGTTCTGGGGCCGCGGGTGGATGGGCGTCACTTTCTTTTTTGTGCTCTCGGGATTCATCCTCGCGTACACCTACGGCGCCACTGCCACGACGGTGGATCGGCGGCAGTTTTGGGTGGCGCGCGTGGCGCGGGTGTATCCGCTCTATCTCTTTGCGCTGCTCTTTTCTATTCCACAGCTCTGGCACACCGTGGGGGAGTTCGGCACGCAGGGCGAGGTGGTGAGTGGTGCGCGCCTCGCGGGTATTGTGGTGTCGAGCCTCGCGATGTTGCAGGCGTGGGTGGATTCGTGGGTGTGTGTGTGGAACTGCCCGAGTTGGTCGCTTTCGGTTGAGGCGTTTTTCTACGCGCTCTTTCCGTTCTTGCTTCCGCTCATTGCCACCCGCATGGGGCGCCGATTCCTCTTGATTGGCACGATTGCCGGACTTGGCATATCGCTCTCTGCGTCGAGCGGTGCGGCCGTCGGTGCGCTAGCGCAGGAAGCGTCGATGAGTTCGTTGAATCCGCTCGCACGCCTCCCGGAGTTTTTGCTCGGGCTCTGGCTGGGCGGTGTGTATTTGGCGCGTCGCCCGTCGTGGACGTTGGCGATGCCGCTGGCGCTCGCGGCCGGATGCGCCACGGTTGCTCTCGCGGTGTGGTCCGGGATGCATCCGGCGTTTCATGCGCCGCATCTCGTGGCGGCTCCGCTGTTCGCGTTGATTGTGTGGGCGGTGGCAGCGTCGCCCAATCCTTCGCGCGGCCTCTTGGCGTTCGCTCCGCTCGTGCTACTCGGCGAGTCCAGTTACGCGCTCTACCTACTGCATGGACCGCTGCATGGGTACGCGCTCGCGATTTTCCGCCGTGTGGCACCTGGCGTGGGCTCGTGGGGAGTGTTCGTACTTTACGCCCTCATGACGATCGTCGTGTCCATTGCGAGTTATCGCTGGCTCGAAGTGCCGTCGCGCGGGTGGATTCGCGGGCGATTTGCGGCGGTTCGGCGCTCGACGACTACGGGGTAG